The Dyella caseinilytica genome has a window encoding:
- a CDS encoding septal ring lytic transglycosylase RlpA family protein, with the protein MRAAWRLPWLLATLLVLAGCSGHSNTRPSTSSSSRSGSAGAYTSGGVYDDTSRSQSSRYRDGADSIPDGPPPDVSQLPEPVPKVEPRSLYGNKSPYTVLGRTYSVLPTARGYDERGIASFYGSKFHGYKTSNLEDYDMYKFTAASTVLPLPSYARVTNLQNGKSVIVRINDRGPFHEDRVIDLSYAAAVKIGVWPKGTGLVEVQGIDPSAPPQDEAPPPPVVAPSAPPPGIYLQVGAFADPANAQKVADQLRVANFAPVQVVDATIGGRLVHRVRVGPLADVDAADRVTAQIDQMGLPHPQVAVD; encoded by the coding sequence ATGAGGGCGGCCTGGCGCCTGCCCTGGCTGCTCGCGACGTTGCTGGTGCTGGCCGGCTGCAGCGGGCATAGCAACACGCGGCCGTCCACGTCTTCGTCGTCGCGAAGCGGCAGCGCGGGAGCCTATACGTCGGGCGGCGTTTATGACGATACCAGCCGCTCGCAGAGCAGTCGTTATCGCGACGGCGCCGACAGCATTCCGGATGGTCCGCCACCGGATGTGAGCCAGTTGCCCGAGCCGGTGCCGAAAGTCGAGCCGCGTTCGTTGTACGGCAACAAGTCGCCATACACGGTGCTCGGCCGCACTTATAGCGTGCTGCCCACAGCACGTGGCTACGATGAGCGCGGCATCGCTTCGTTCTACGGCAGCAAGTTCCACGGCTACAAGACCTCGAATCTTGAGGACTACGACATGTACAAATTCACCGCTGCCAGCACGGTGCTGCCGCTGCCGAGCTACGCACGGGTGACCAATCTGCAAAACGGCAAGAGCGTGATCGTGCGCATCAACGATCGCGGCCCGTTCCATGAAGACCGCGTGATCGACCTGTCCTACGCCGCTGCGGTGAAGATCGGCGTGTGGCCCAAGGGCACTGGTCTGGTGGAAGTGCAGGGCATCGATCCTTCCGCGCCGCCGCAGGATGAAGCCCCACCGCCGCCGGTGGTAGCGCCCTCCGCGCCGCCGCCCGGCATCTATTTACAGGTTGGCGCCTTTGCCGATCCGGCCAATGCCCAGAAAGTCGCGGACCAGCTGCGCGTGGCGAATTTCGCTCCGGTGCAGGTGGTGGATGCGACCATTGGCGGCCGGCTCGTGCACCGCGTGCGCGTTGGGCCGCTGGCTGACGTGGATGCCGCCGACCGGGTAACGGCCCAGATCGATCAAATGGGTCTGCCTCACCCGCAGGTCGCGGTAGACTGA